The Citrus sinensis cultivar Valencia sweet orange chromosome 4, DVS_A1.0, whole genome shotgun sequence DNA segment attttctgtttttctcaaatatttataactaTATAAACAAGtataagaaatattaataaaaaaaaattaacccacAATCCTCATCACTGAAAGCTAATCACTATCTTCCACAATCCTCAGTCACACACAGTGACAGAGAGAGATGAAGCTGTCTCTGAAACTCCCAGATGATTCCCAAAACCCACCAATCCTAAAGGCCAAAATACCCATCACCATTTTCAATCAACCTTTCATTTCTTCTCTCACCACCACTACTACAACCACCAAAACCGTCGCCGCCGGCAGTCAACACCTTTCCTTTTCTCTCGGCACCAACTTTCCATCAGGCCCTTCCTTCAAACTCAACTATACACCTCTCTCTACAACGAGCACAAGCACAGcccctttctctttctctttgaAATCAGGCCTTGGTTTGTTTGGTTCACCCCAGGACTCTCCTCTTATCTTCTCTGCCCACTTCTCTCTTTCCTACACAAACCCAACCAATTTCACTCCTGCGTTTTTGCTCCATTTCAAGCCTCAATTTGGCAACTTTTCTCTTCACAAAACTACGTCGTCTTCAAACCCTAATCCTGCAAATTCTGGGCCCCACTTCAATTCTGGATCCCATTTGCAATCTGGGTCACCTTCAAATACTGAGTTTGTAAATAGGTCGATGTCGATTTCGGATGAGTCGTCCGGGTGGCAAGATCTGAAATTGGAGCCGCGTAGTGGCAATGGGAATGGTAGTTTCTTTAATGGGGTTGATTCAATTCGCAGTGATGGAATTGGGTTTTTTAGAGATAGAACGTTGTTGTTGAAAGATGATGATAAAAAAGGTGGCTTTTTAGGTGGTATTGCTGTAAAAGCAAGAACAGTGTTGCCGGTGACTAAAAGGGTAATGATGAATTTGAGGTGGGGAGTGAATTTGCCTGCGGATTCTGAGGTTAAAATGCCATATTTAACCGTGAACAAGATTGGGATTGAGAGGGTTGAGAAAGTGGAGGAAGTGAAAAGGGAGAAGAATATCGAGAGTGATGTGGGTGATTTAGAGTTGTTGAAAGGAATGTGTTTCTGGATGAGAAGAGATTTGGATCTATtggagaaggaaaataaagatatgaAGCATTGTTTGGAGAAGATGGCAATGGGGGTTTCCCCAGGGAATTTTCATGGAATAAGTGATAGTATAGGGAAGAAGGTATTTCCATATTCAAATGAGAGTTTTGGTGAGGCAAAAAGCTATGGTGGTGCAAGTGATACTACTGGTAATAAGCTTTATCCAGCATCAAGTGAAAGTTTTGGCGAGTTTGAGAGGCGGAGGAACAAGAAAAATGGTGAAGGGAATGGTCATACCGAATATAAGAAGTCTGTTAATCAGGCTAGTGATTTGGAGTCTCAGTTGCAGAATGCTATTAAGGCTGCTTCCTCTTAGCAAGGTTTGAAATGTTTGCAAATGTGTAATTTCAGCTTTTCCTTTGCCATATGTATAGTaatcaagtttttgttttatctaaaATTCTGCCACTTTCTTAGTTATGTTATTGTAAAGCATTGGACATCCATTGCACTGGTTAtgacaataaatttttgtgtatCTTGGCTGTAATTGCTAATATCTTAGGAAAGGCGAATGACTAACTTTTTTCGGCATTGGTTTATTTTGCAAGACTTCTTTGGTTATAGTGTTAGGGCATTTATTATGCATAGCAGATTAGTCTGTAAATTGAGAGTTTTGCTGCTCTACCCTCATATACCAATCGCAAATTTTTGCATTCAAAATGTGAATACATTGAAATTGGTTTTGTGATCTTGTATGCTGAGTGAGCCAGAAGAATGCATTTGGAATACTGGTGGATTTGAAGACTCTTCTGCCTGATGAATGGCTTTTCTTCACTCAGTTAATTAGAAAtgtaaattagaaataaaagaataccCTAATTGTGCTACAAATTTGGCCTCACCTACTTAACTCTCTTGACTTCAAGCATTCaagttttattattacataCATATTCACTGCAGctaagttttcttataatattcCAGGAACCTGAGATATTTAGTTAGAACGGAACATTATGCTTTATGCAAGCATGAAGTTTTGATTGATATGAAATAGGATGGAAATGACTCGGCATTAAGTCTTAACTTGTCATTGTTCACTTGGACTACCACGGAAACTGACTATGACTTCCCACTTACAAGAAGCGAAGCATTATTTTTGCAGAGTGCAGAAAGTATGGCGTTTGTTCCATGACCACGCTCATGATCTGTGGGACTCTCTGGTCCATACTTCTTGCTTGCTTTGGGTTTTGCCCGGACAAATAATGTTTGAAGTAGCTGTCATAAGTGTGCGGGGTTGCTCCTTGGCTGCAACCATATGCTAAAGAAATGTTCTCATATTAGATTTATACATTCAAGTAAATGCAGT contains these protein-coding regions:
- the LOC107177879 gene encoding uncharacterized protein LOC107177879 — protein: MKLSLKLPDDSQNPPILKAKIPITIFNQPFISSLTTTTTTTKTVAAGSQHLSFSLGTNFPSGPSFKLNYTPLSTTSTSTAPFSFSLKSGLGLFGSPQDSPLIFSAHFSLSYTNPTNFTPAFLLHFKPQFGNFSLHKTTSSSNPNPANSGPHFNSGSHLQSGSPSNTEFVNRSMSISDESSGWQDLKLEPRSGNGNGSFFNGVDSIRSDGIGFFRDRTLLLKDDDKKGGFLGGIAVKARTVLPVTKRVMMNLRWGVNLPADSEVKMPYLTVNKIGIERVEKVEEVKREKNIESDVGDLELLKGMCFWMRRDLDLLEKENKDMKHCLEKMAMGVSPGNFHGISDSIGKKVFPYSNESFGEAKSYGGASDTTGNKLYPASSESFGEFERRRNKKNGEGNGHTEYKKSVNQASDLESQLQNAIKAASS